The proteins below are encoded in one region of Lactuca sativa cultivar Salinas chromosome 3, Lsat_Salinas_v11, whole genome shotgun sequence:
- the LOC111885018 gene encoding delta(12) fatty acid desaturase DES8.11 → MTGKHVLDRVPISKSPFGIGDLKKTIPPHCFKRSLIHSFASFFRDLIIIYVFYHLAANYIPLLPQPLSYVAWPLYWFAQGSILTGFWVLGHECGHHAFSEYQWIDDAVGFFIHSVCLTPYFSFKYSHRSHHAHTNSIEYDEVYIPKRKSDTFFTEFLNNGPGNVFTLILRTTMGLPLYLIFNVYGRDYEGFANHFLPQSGIFNSSERRQVLVSDVGIMAVLYVFYHFYVKQGVKATLFLYGIPLFVMSVFFVILTYLNHTHPSIAHYDSTEWDWLRGALSTIDRDFGILNRVFHNANQTHVIHHLFPTIPHYHAIEAREAVKPMLGDYYKYDDTPVLKAMWRDTKECIYVEPDENTEKKGVYWYFK, encoded by the coding sequence ATGACAGGGAAACATGTACTCGATCGTGTTCCTATTTCCAAATCTCCATTTGGGATCGGTGACCTTAAAAAAACCATCCCACCACACTGTTTCAAACGTTCTCTTATTCACTCCTTTGCCTCCTTCTTTCGGGATCTCATCATCATCTATGTCTTCTACCATCTTGCAGCAAATTACATACCGTTGCTCCCTCAACCCCTCTCCTACGTTGCCTGGCCACTATACTGGTTCGCTCAAGGTAGTATTCTCACTGGGTTTTGGGTTCTTGGACATGAATGTGGCCATCATGCCTTTAGCGAGTACCAATGGATAGATGACGCGGTTGGTTTCTTCATCCATTCTGTCTGCCTAACGCCATACTTCTCGTTCAAGTACAGTCACCGGAGCCACCATGCACACACGAATTCAATCGAGTACGACGAGGTGTACATTCCAAAACGCAAGTCTGATACGTTCTTCACCGAGTTTTTGAACAACGGACCAGGCAACGTGTTCACTCTTATCCTACGCACCACCATGGGCTTGCCTTTGTACTTAATCTTTAACGTTTATGGTCGTGATTACGAAGGGTTTGCAAACCATTTCTTACCACAAAGTGGTATCTTTAACAGCAGTGAGCGTCGTCAGGTTCTGGTATCTGATGTTGGAATCATGGCCGTTCTCTATGTGTTCTACCATTTCTATGTGAAACAAGGCGTAAAAGCTACACTTTTTCTGTACGGAATTCCTTTGTTTGTGATGAGTGTTTTCTTTGTTATCCTAACTTACCTAAATCACACACACCCATCCATCGCACACTATGACTCAACAGAATGGGACTGGCTAAGAGGTGCTTTATCCACCATAGATCGCGATTTTGGTATCTTGAATAGGGTTTTCCACAACGCGAATCAAACTCATGTGATTCACCATTTGTTCCCAACAATACCACATTATCATGCAATCGAGGCTCGAGAGGCTGTGAAGCCTATGTTAGGTGACTACTACAAGTACGACGACACTCCAGTGCTTAAGGCCATGTGGCGAGATACAAAGGAGTGCATATATGTTGAACCAGATGAGAACACGGAGAAAAAAGGAGTTTACTGGTACTTCAAATAG